One part of the Kryptolebias marmoratus isolate JLee-2015 linkage group LG2, ASM164957v2, whole genome shotgun sequence genome encodes these proteins:
- the slc1a5 gene encoding neutral amino acid transporter B(0): protein MAEKVDIEDVKAANGEAHHDEPLANGLDGHKKKPGPEPLSARLLRIVRANLLVILTVAGVIIGVFIGLGVRNVGLTKTQEIYVGFPGEILIRLLKMIIIPLVVCSLVSGAASIDPKALGKLGGWAMLFFLVTTLIASSIGVVMAFIIKPGAVDKPASLDNFDEHMPAPKEIIDSFLDLIRNIFPSNLVSAAFQSYATSYKLVKRNGTDGNPNITVEKVPIGTDQDGMNILGLVVFAIVFGVALRKLGEEGEILIKFFNSFNEATMVLVSWIMWYAPLGIMFLVAGKIVEMEDVGMLFASLGKYIACCLVGHAIHGCLVLPGIYFIFTRKNPYSFLWGIFTALATAFGTSSSSATLPLMMKCVEEKNGVSKHISRFILPIGATVNMDGAALFQCVAAVFIAQLNDRSLNFVQVITILVTATASSVGAAGIPAGGVLTLAIILEAVGLPTKDISLILAVDWIVDRTCTVLNVEGDAFGAGLLQFFVDRKLKHEGVVELSEVRMEGDSPAAAPEHSPLIDKRGPSPSEKESVM from the exons ATGGCCGAGAAGGTAGACATTGAAGACGTGAAGGCAGCCAACGGCGAGGCTCACCATGACGAGCCGCTGGCCAACGGGCTGGACGGCCACAAGAAGAAGCCCGGCCCGGAGCCGCTGTCCGCGCGGCTGCTCCGGATCGTCCGGGCGAACCTGCTCGTCATCCTCACCGTGGCCGGGGTCATCATCGGCGTGTTCATCGGACTCGGTGTGCGCAACGTGGGGCTGACCAAAACCCAGGAAATCTACGTGGGTTTCCCAGGTGAGATCCTCATCCGGCTCCTGAAGATGATCATCATCCCCCTGGTCGTGTGCAGCCTGGTGTCCGGGGCGGCCAGCATCGACCCCAAAGCCCTGGGGAAGCTCGGCGGGTGGGCCATGCTCTTCTTCCTCGTCACCACGCTCATCGCGTCCTCCATCGGGGTCGTGATGGCCTTCATCATCAAGCCGGGCGCCGTGGACAAGCCCGCAAGTTTGGATAACTTTGACGAGCACATGCCGGCCCCTAAAGAAATCATAGACTCCTTCTTAGACCTGATAAG aaacatttttccTTCCAACCTGGtgtctgctgcctttcagtCC TATGCGACCTCCTACAAGCTGGTAAAGAGGAATGGCACAGATGGCAACCCAAATATCACTGTGGAGAAG GTGCCCATCGGAACGGACCAAGATGGCATGAACATTCTTGGCCTGGTGGTGTTTGCCATCGTGTTCGGCGTGGCTTTGAGGAAGCTGGGCGAGGAAGGCGAGATCCTGATCAAGTTCTTCAACTCCTTCAATGAGGCCACCATGGTGCTGGTCTCCTGGATCATGTG GTATGCCCCTCTGGGTATCATGTTCCTCGTTGCTGGTAAGATTGTGGAGATGGAGGACGTCGGCATGCTGTTCGCCAGTCTGGGAAAATATATAGCCTGCTGCCTTGTTGGACACGCAATCCACGGCTGCCTGGTGCTGCCGGGCATCTACTTCATCTTTACAAGGAAGAACCCGTACAGCTTCCTCTGGGGGATATTCACAGCTCTGGCCACAGCTTTCGGAACAAGCTCCAG CTCTGCCACTCTGCCCCTCATGATGAAGTGCGTGGAGGAAAAGAACGGCGTGTCCAAGCACATCAGCCGCTTCATCCTGCCCATCGGCGCAACGGTCAACATGGACGGGGCTGCTCTCTTCCAGTGTGTGGCTGCCGTTTTCATCGCTCAGCTGAACGACAGGAGCCTCAACTTTGTCCAAGTCATAACCATCCT TGTGACAGCTACGGCGTCCAGCGTCGGAGCGGCTGGGATCCCCGCGGGTGGCGTGCTGACTCTGGCTATCATCCTGGAAGCAGTAGGACTTCCAACCAAAGACATCTCCCTCATCCTGGCTGTTGACTGGATCGT AGATCGCACCTGCACGGTGCTGAACGTGGAGGGCGACGCGTTTGGAGCGGGACTCCTGCAGTTCTTCGTGGACCGCAAGCTCAAACATGAGGGCGTGGTGGAGCTGAGCGAGGTCCGGATGGAGGGCGACTCGCCTGCCGCCGCCCCCGAGCACTCGCCGCTCATAGACAAGCGAGGGCCGAGTCCCAGCGAGAAGGAATCCGTTATGTAA
- the LOC108243504 gene encoding fukutin-related protein, translating into MRITFCQALLSGAIIVNLLILYYVSRAQQQMMEKRKELGHGPRRAARPGSGLGGGLGVLGGEHGAVGVEAHGRNPRVTVLLREFENFENYVGDVANSFLRQRPELPFLAVADVFPYPPLVLPEAARLLVLSPSPEQPPQAHRPEFHVQTEFVLLVPDGVELEQPRVVERLIKELEGEGGGPVRLVAAPVLARSAVQCLHLRVNLREWTATYSPAASGSSGSVCTALQGDAVILIRTEDLFNLSVPLGRPLFPALFVQTSLRGWKVKLLESPCFSANHRPLFSSAHNQWKADTRLKEATGKLMRSFGLKRLLMPDGKEQWYGCSKETPRCFVTVQDDTPDYLYLDRWTPPCCLRSLRETTKYVINVLESSGVRYWLEGGSLLGAVRHQDIIPWDYDVDLGIYLEDVPNCDHLKNLDSGSLVDANGYVWERAVEGDFYRVQYSEANHLHVDLWPFYPRNGVMTKDTWTEHKQDVEFPEHFLQPLVPMPFAGVTAYGPNNHRAFLELKFGEGVIENPQYPNPAKKRLDRSKL; encoded by the coding sequence ATGCGTATCACTTTCTGCCAGGCTCTGTTATCTGGCGCCATCATCGTCAACCTCCTGATTCTCTATTATGTGTCTCGAGCCCAGCAGCAGATGATGGAGAAGAGGAAGGAGCTTGGCCACGGCCCGAGGAGGGCTGCTCGGCCAGGCTCAGGCCTCGGGGGAGGCCTGGGGGTCCTCGGAGGAGAACACGGAGCGGTCGGAGTGGAGGCACACGGTCGAAACCCTCGCGTCACTGTTCTTCTTCGGGAGTTTGAAAACTTTGAGAATTATGTAGGGGATGTGGCTAATTCCTTCCTTCGTCAACGGCCGGAGCTGCCTTTCCTGGCCGTGGCTGATGTATTTCCGTACCCTCCCCTTGTGCTTCCTGAGGCTGCTCGGCTTCTGGTGCTCTCGCCCAGCCCGGAGCAGCCGCCGCAAGCTCACAGGCCAGAGTTTCATGTGCAAACAGAGTTTGTGCTGCTGGTGCCCGATGGAGTGGAGCTGGAGCAGCCTCGGGTCGTTGAGAGGTTGATTAAGGAGTTGGAAGGTGAGGGTGGGGGGCCTGTGAGGCTGGTGGCTGCACCCGTGCTCGCTCGATCGGCCGTGCAGTGCCTCCACCTGCGGGTGAACCTCAGAGAGTGGACAGCCACCTACTCACCGGCCGCTTCTGGAAGCAGCGGGAGTGTGTGCACAGCTCTACAAGGAGACGCGGTAATCCTGATTCGCACCGAGGACCTTTTCAATCTGTCCGTCCCCCTCGGACGGCCCCTCTTTCCCGCTCTTTTCGTCCAGACGTCTTTGAGAGGTTGGAAGGTCAAACTGCTGGAAAGCCCGTGTTTCTCCGCGAACCACCGTCCACTCTTCAGCTCTGCACACAACCAGTGGAAGGCTGACACTCGACTGAAAGAGGCCACGGGGAAGCTGATGAGGAGCTTCGGTCTGAAGCGCCTCCTGATGCCTGATGGGAAGGAACAGTGGTACGGCTGCAGTAAAGAAACGCCTCGCTGCTTTGTTACCGTGCAGGACGACACACCAGACTATCTTTATTTGGACCGCTGGACGCCTCCGTGCTGTCTGCGATCGCTCAGGGAAACCACCAAGTACGTCATCAACGTCCTGGAGAGTTCCGGGGTGCGCTACTGGCTTGAGGGGGGGTCTCTGCTCGGTGCCGTTCGCCACCAAGACATCATCCCGTGGGATTACGACGTGGACCTGGGAATCTATCTGGAGGACGTGCCCAACTGTGACCACTTGAAGAACCTAGACTCGGGCTCTCTGGTGGACGCGAACGGCTACGTGTGGGAGCGCGCCGTGGAGGGAGACTTCTACCGAGTCCAGTACAGCGAGGCCAACCACCTGCACGTCGACCTGTGGCCTTTCTATCCGCGCAACGGCGTCATGACCAAAGACACGTGGACGGAGCACAAACAAGACGTGGAGTTCCCCGAGCATTTCCTGCAGCCGCTGGTCCCCATGCCCTTCGCTGGCGTCACGGCCTACGGCCCAAACAACCACAGAGCCTTCCTGGAGCTCAAGTTTGGAGAGGGAGTGATTGAGAACCCCCAGTACCCAAACCCTGCCAAAAAAAGGCTAGACAGAAGCAAGCTATAG